A part of Variovorax sp. HW608 genomic DNA contains:
- a CDS encoding MalY/PatB family protein yields the protein MLDRTVITDTKFDFDTVVDRTRSNSIKWGAPCASLTPGQAAANPLPMWIADMDFKSPPAVIAALHEAVSHGVYGYPIGATKGYLDAVTAWQRDRFGWDASNEWVVPIASVIAALKTIVQAFSRPGDSVLIQPPVYVHFHNDVHINGRHVVTAPLRFDGSRYRFDARQFESAIRDDTKIFILCNPHNPTGNVWSEEELRTMGEICLRHGILVIADEIHCDFVFAKGCKHTPFASLDPRLAHNSITCTSASKTFNLAGLQCGNMFIPDKAKRAEIVRVLDRNYNTRVNLLGMVATEAAFTNGGPWVDAMVDYVAANQRHFARCINGLGGGVKAIEMDSLYLAWMDCRELGMTPAELEDFMLVKGRVWLDKGPKFGPEGHGFMRANLGCSRKMVDQAIESMTAALARG from the coding sequence ACCCGCAGCAACTCCATCAAATGGGGTGCGCCGTGCGCATCGCTCACGCCGGGGCAGGCCGCCGCCAACCCGTTGCCCATGTGGATCGCGGACATGGACTTCAAGTCGCCACCCGCGGTGATCGCCGCGCTGCACGAAGCCGTGTCCCATGGCGTGTATGGCTATCCCATTGGCGCGACCAAGGGCTATCTGGATGCAGTCACTGCATGGCAGCGTGATCGCTTCGGCTGGGACGCGTCCAACGAATGGGTCGTGCCGATCGCCAGCGTCATCGCCGCGCTCAAGACCATTGTTCAGGCGTTTTCGCGACCCGGCGATTCGGTGTTGATTCAGCCTCCGGTATATGTGCATTTTCACAACGACGTGCACATCAACGGTCGTCATGTGGTCACCGCGCCGCTGCGATTCGATGGCAGCCGCTATCGCTTCGACGCCAGGCAGTTCGAATCTGCGATTCGTGATGACACCAAGATCTTCATCCTCTGCAATCCGCACAACCCCACGGGGAATGTGTGGAGCGAGGAAGAATTGCGCACTATGGGCGAGATCTGCCTGCGTCATGGCATCCTGGTGATTGCCGACGAAATCCATTGCGACTTCGTCTTCGCCAAGGGCTGCAAGCACACGCCGTTCGCGTCCCTTGATCCGCGTCTTGCGCACAACAGCATCACCTGCACGTCGGCCAGCAAGACCTTCAACCTCGCAGGCCTTCAATGCGGCAACATGTTCATTCCCGACAAGGCCAAGCGCGCCGAGATCGTGCGTGTTCTCGATCGCAACTACAACACGCGCGTGAACCTGCTCGGCATGGTTGCCACCGAGGCCGCATTCACGAACGGCGGCCCCTGGGTGGATGCGATGGTGGACTACGTCGCGGCCAACCAGCGGCACTTCGCGCGCTGCATCAATGGACTTGGCGGTGGAGTGAAGGCCATTGAGATGGACTCGCTCTACCTTGCCTGGATGGACTGCCGTGAGCTCGGCATGACGCCTGCAGAGCTGGAGGACTTCATGCTGGTGAAGGGCCGCGTGTGGCTGGACAAGGGCCCCAAGTTCGGCCCGGAAGGACATGGATTCATGCGTGCCAACTTGGGATGCTCACGCAAGATGGTGGACCAAGCCATCGAGAGCATGACTGCAGCGCTCGCCAGGGGCTGA